From the genome of Agromyces badenianii:
AGTGGCTGCGCAGTCCGGGGTAGTAATCCGCGATCCCCGACGTGTGCCGGCAGAGCTGGTCGAAGGTGATGCCGTCGAGGCCGGGCATCCAGTCGACCGTGGCGGCGACCTCGTCGTCGAGCTTCAGCTGCCCCTCGTCGACGAGGCGCAAGAGAACCGTGCAGGTCACCTCGGTGGTGAGCGGCCCCATCCGGAACCCGGTGTCGACGCCGACCGGCACGGCCTGCTCATCGAAGTCGACGGTGCCCGATGCACCGGTCCACTCCCCCGACCATGGCGACCAGGCTCCCGCGACTCCGCCGCTCGATCCGCTCAGCGCCACGGCCTCGTCGAGCACCCCCTGCAACTGGCCGGCGAGATCCTCGCCGAAGGCTGCGTCGACCGGGTCGAGATCTGCCAGCGGGTCGACTGTTCCGCCGGTGCACCCCGAGAGCCCGAGCGCGCCGACGAGGACGACAGCGAGAAACCCGTGCCGTAAATTGACGCTCGTCTTGCTAGCCACCAAGCTCCCCTCAGCCTTGTGTCCGCTGAAATTGTAACCCGACCGCGCGGCGAATCCCGCTACGACCGTTCGACTGTCGTCAACCCTGGGGTGACGTGACCTCGCGGTTCGCGCCCATCATGAAGCGTTCGACGTTGCGGTCGACGATGATGTCGCTCGGCCGCAACGGGCGCGCGAGGTAGAGGCCGTCGAGCGAAGTGAGCCGGCTGAGCGCAACGTAGGTCTGCCCGGGGCTGAAGACGCGCTGCCCGAGATCGACGATCGCGGTGTCGTAACTCGCACCCTGCGACTTGTGGATCGTCACCGCCCAAGCCAGTTTCAGCGGGAATTGCGTGAACTCGGCGACGATCTGCTTCTCGAGCTTCTTGCGCACCGGATCCCACGTGTACTTGTACTTCTCCCAGGTGACCTGCTCGACCTCATGCTCCTCGCCGTCGACGTCGACGCGAACCGCCCGATCGAGCGAGGTGACCGTGCCGATCGTGCCGTTCACCCAGCGCTGGCCGTCGGGGCCGATCGCCGTGTCGTTCCGCAGGAACATCACCTGTGCGCCGATCTTCAGCTCGAGGTTCTCGTCGGCCGGATACGCCCGGCCGCCGAAGTCGCCGGCCACCTCGGCCTCGTTGCCCTGCGAATGCCCGGGCAGCCGGTGGAGCTGCGTGCGGTTGATGCGGTTGACCGTGTCGTTGCGGGTCGCGAGGGTGATGGCGCCCTGCTCGGGCAGCGGCCGCCGAGCACCGACGCTGTTGAGCACCCCGGCGATCTCGGCCGTGACCCGGCCGTGACGAACGGCGTTCAGCATGAGCTTGAACTCGTCGTCGTGCTGGCGGTGGATCTCGCCGAGCTCGAAGATGCGCAGCTCGGCCTCGCGCCACACCCTCGCATCGAAGAACCACATCGACTCGTAGGTGTCGGCGAAATACGCGCGTTCGTCGCCGTCGCCCGGCACCGGCGCGAGCTGGTACGGGTCGCCGAAGAGCACGACCTGCGCACCGCCGAACGGCTCGAGCGGCCGCTGCCTGGCCTGCCGCAGCGAGCGGTCCATCGCATCCAGGAGGTCGGCGTTGACCATCGACACCTCGTCGATGACGAGTGTGTCCATCGCGTTCAGGATCTTGCGCACCGTGTCGTTCTGCTCGATCTCATGGTCGGCGATGACCCCGATCGGCAGACGGAACAACGAGTGGATGGTCTGGCCGCCGACGTTCAGCGCTGCGACGCCCGTGGGAGCGCAGATGACGATCTGCTTCTGCGTGTTCCAGTTGAGGTGGTTCAGCAGGGTCGACTTGCCGGTACCGGCGCGGCCGGTGACGAAGACGTGCTCGCGAGTGCCCTCGATCGCTTGGAACACCGCGGCCTGTTCACGGCTGAGGGTCACGTTCTGCACGGTGCGCTTTCGATTCGGCGAGGATGCCGCGTGGCGGGCGCCGGCGGCGCTCCAACTGTAACCGCCTCGCCGAAGACCCGTGCGGGCGCTGGGGATATCCTCAGTTCCCGTTGCCGTCGCCCCGTACACTTGGGCGGATGGGGAGTTCCGGGGTGCGCGACAGTCGAGTTTCGCCGTTGTCGGTCGCCGGTTGGGCCGGACTCGCGGTGCTCGTGGTCGGCGCGTTCTTCGCCGCCCTCGGCGCACTGAACCAGACGGTCTACGGCGCGTCGAGCTTCATCGAACGCTATCTCTCGGCCATCGCTGCAGACGACATCGCGACCGCGTCGACGACCCCCGGCGTCGCACTCGACGCGACCGAACTCGAAGCGCTGGGGCTCCCGGCCGATGTGTCGACGGCCATGCTCCGCACGGGCGTCGTCGACTCCGGCCCCGAAGACGTGCGCATCATGAGCGACATCGCGCACGACGACGGCACGCACACCGTCACGGCCAGTTACCGGCTCGACGCCGCGATCGTGCAATCCTCCTTCGACGTGCGCCCCATCGAACCGCTCTACGGCGTGTTGAACCGGTGGGAGTTCGCCGTCAGCCCGCTCGCGGTGGTCGACGTGACCGCTGCGCACAATCCGTTGTTCACGGTGGGCGCGCTCACGCTCGACGCTCGCGCCACGAAGTCGGGTGACGAGCTCGCCGCGTTCACCCAGGTCACGCCGTACCTGGCCATCGCCCCGGCGGTCTACGAGTTCTCGTACAGCTCGGGGCTGCTCGAAGCGGTGCCGGTGACCCTCCAGGCGGATGC
Proteins encoded in this window:
- a CDS encoding ATP-dependent DNA helicase codes for the protein MQNVTLSREQAAVFQAIEGTREHVFVTGRAGTGKSTLLNHLNWNTQKQIVICAPTGVAALNVGGQTIHSLFRLPIGVIADHEIEQNDTVRKILNAMDTLVIDEVSMVNADLLDAMDRSLRQARQRPLEPFGGAQVVLFGDPYQLAPVPGDGDERAYFADTYESMWFFDARVWREAELRIFELGEIHRQHDDEFKLMLNAVRHGRVTAEIAGVLNSVGARRPLPEQGAITLATRNDTVNRINRTQLHRLPGHSQGNEAEVAGDFGGRAYPADENLELKIGAQVMFLRNDTAIGPDGQRWVNGTIGTVTSLDRAVRVDVDGEEHEVEQVTWEKYKYTWDPVRKKLEKQIVAEFTQFPLKLAWAVTIHKSQGASYDTAIVDLGQRVFSPGQTYVALSRLTSLDGLYLARPLRPSDIIVDRNVERFMMGANREVTSPQG